Proteins encoded in a region of the Diabrotica virgifera virgifera chromosome 4, PGI_DIABVI_V3a genome:
- the LOC126883781 gene encoding S-antigen protein-like has protein sequence MIWFWISPTTKNQGKGKDKLTSGKGKVTSGKDKDKLTSGKGKDKLTSGKGKVTSGKDKDKLTSGKGKDKLTSGKGEDKLTSGKGKLTSGKGKVTSGKDKDKLTSGKGMLKLKSFKR, from the exons ATGATATGGTTCTGGATATCACCAACAACTAAAAATCAAG gtaaaggtaaagataaactcaCCTCAGGTAAAGGTAAAGTCACTTCAGGTAAAGATAAAGATAAACTCACTTCAggtaaaggtaaagataaactcaCCTCAGGTAAAGGTAAAGTCACTTCAG GTAAAGATAAAGATAAACTCACTTCAGGTAAAGGTAAAGATAAGCTCACCTCAGGTAAAGGTGAAGATAAGCTCACTTCAGGTAAAGGTAAACTCACTTCAGGTAAAGGTAAAGTCACTTCAGGTAAAGATAAAGATAAACTCACTTCAGGTAAAGGTATGTTAAAACTCAAATCATTTAAAAGATAA